A genome region from Arachis duranensis cultivar V14167 chromosome 8, aradu.V14167.gnm2.J7QH, whole genome shotgun sequence includes the following:
- the LOC127741291 gene encoding uncharacterized protein LOC127741291, with translation MSQENSDVLRMIEAELFVDDDNVGGNPPPQPQPDWDMEKMLELIAGDVGGHQPLQPQPQSNLHSDKWNMTEQLDNQPPRSWNDNKENTKKRRRRRRRSEEQSDSAMMNPWDIRDPYDMIDFDADDEAPQFQFECPPLPKPVWNGDENNVGEPCAMDVSGNEPPQPVIDECFPEVMKRTEQYWGSPLSGSQPLQSQSQSRAIDVCSNQPLQSQSQTDIVRTLTDEFFADTCGYPPPQPQTQWDTSRNMLELIPDVGGHQPLQPQPPVWTWEENKAFESIITSCFQDDIQNRWEDVAARLPGRTPTQLQERFQKLMNDINTMTIMMEHNPLSIPINATTPPPPSHPYSTHHHHREELVPAAEEEVVPTEQEEATPTKTGYHWTEDEHRNCTLFEDF, from the exons ATGAGTCAAGAGAATTCAGATGTGTTGAGGATGATAGAGGCAGAGCTTTTTGTCGACGACGACAATGTGGGTGGTAATCCGCCGCCTCAGCCCCAGCCTGATTGGGATATGGAGAAGATGTTAGAGCTGATTGCCGGCGACGTGGGTGGTCATCAACCACTTCAACCTCAACCTCAGTCCAACCTGCACTCAGATAAATGGAATATGACAGAGCAGTTGGATAATCAACCACCTCGTTCTTGGAACGACAACAAGGAGAAcacgaagaagagaagaagaagaagaagaaggagtgaAGAGCAATCAGATTCTGCAATGATGAATCCATGGGATATCAGAGACCCGTACGATATGATAGACTTTGATGCCGACGATGAAGCACCGCAGTTTCAGTTTGAGTGTCCGCCTCTGCCTAAGCCCGTCTGGAATGGGGACGAAAACAATGTAGGTGAGCCGTGTGCCATGGACGTGAGTGGTAATGAACCACCTCAGCCAGTTATTGATGAGTGTTTCCCGGAAGTTATGAAGAGGACAGAGCAGTATTGGGGAAGCCCATTATCTGGTTCTCAACCACTTCAGTCTCAGTCTCAGTCACGTGCCATTGACGTGTGTAGTAATCAACCACTTCAGTCTCAATCTCAGACGGATATAGTAAGGACGCTGACGGATGAGTTTTTCGCTGACACCTGTGGTTATCCACCACCTCAGCCTCAGACTCAGTGGGATACCAGTAGGAACATGTTAGAGCTGATTCCAGATGTCGGTGGTCATCAACCACTTCAACCTCAACCTCCGGTCTGGACTTGGGAGGAGAATAAAGCATTTGAGTCAATTATTACCAGTTGTTTTCAGGATGATATCCAGAACCGCTGGGAGGACGTGGCTGCTCGTCTCCCCGGCAGGACCCCGACACAGCTGCAAGAACGCTTTCAGAAGCTGATGAACGACATCAATACAATGACCATCATGATGgaacacaaccctctctccaTCCCTATCAATGCaacaacaccaccaccaccatcacacCCTTATTCGACTCATCATCATCACAG GGAGGAGCTCGTGCCAGCTGCAGAGGAGGAGGTAGTGCCAACTGAACAAGAGGAGGCAACACCAACAAAGACAGGATATCATTGGACCGAAGATGAACATAG AAATTGTACCTTATTCGAAGATTTTTAA